One segment of Candidatus Polarisedimenticolia bacterium DNA contains the following:
- the argH gene encoding argininosuccinate lyase: protein MPRGSSGSGALPGRLWGGGFGAPLDETIERYCASFAFDRRLLSADIAANRAWVEGLRGAGILSAGEAARLDDALRQVGETPIPDGAGIGPDGPDGGAAQPAFEDVHSYVEAAVEGLAGSALAGRLRTGRSRNDLVATDLRLFCREQIALMRRALAATVLECASLAERAGTLAIPGYTHLRRAQPILLAHLVLAHAERLIRDDLRFAEAQLHLDACPLGSAALAGTTIAVDRQALARRLGFSRPTANSLDAVSDRDFVVDTLYACSLTMVHLSQIAEDFILGTADEFGWLALDDAAATGSSLMPQKKNPDPLELMRGKAGRVAGRLAGLLATLKGLPAAYNRDLQEDKEALFDGLDTTRASLEVLANVIAYLKPVPGRGLADGGDLLATDLAEYLAERGVPFARAHHLAGEAAARARDAGLSLSRLPLATLRAVTPLFQDDVFAWLDLRAAIARRGCAGGTAPGRVADALDRTRAWASGRLAAAARGGAPFSGARGRERADAPR from the coding sequence GTGCCGCGGGGATCGTCGGGCTCGGGCGCCCTCCCCGGACGACTGTGGGGGGGCGGCTTCGGCGCGCCGCTCGATGAGACGATCGAGCGGTACTGCGCCTCGTTCGCCTTCGATCGGCGGCTGCTCTCCGCCGACATCGCCGCCAATCGCGCCTGGGTCGAAGGCCTCCGCGGCGCCGGCATCCTGTCCGCCGGCGAGGCGGCCCGCCTCGACGACGCCCTGCGGCAGGTCGGCGAGACGCCGATCCCGGACGGCGCCGGCATCGGGCCGGACGGCCCGGACGGCGGCGCCGCGCAGCCCGCCTTCGAGGACGTCCACTCGTACGTCGAGGCGGCGGTCGAAGGGCTGGCGGGATCCGCCCTGGCGGGCAGGCTCCGCACCGGCCGATCGCGGAACGATCTGGTGGCGACCGACCTGAGGCTCTTCTGCCGGGAGCAGATTGCCCTGATGCGCCGGGCGCTCGCGGCCACCGTCCTGGAGTGCGCCTCCCTGGCCGAGCGCGCCGGCACACTCGCGATCCCGGGGTACACGCATCTGCGGCGGGCGCAGCCGATCCTCCTGGCGCACCTCGTCCTGGCGCACGCCGAGCGGCTGATCCGGGACGACCTCCGCTTCGCCGAGGCCCAGCTGCACCTCGACGCCTGCCCGCTCGGCTCCGCCGCCCTGGCCGGCACGACGATCGCCGTCGACCGCCAGGCGCTGGCGCGGCGCCTCGGGTTCTCGCGCCCGACGGCCAACAGCCTCGATGCCGTCTCGGATCGCGACTTCGTCGTGGACACGCTGTACGCCTGCTCGTTGACGATGGTGCACCTGTCGCAGATCGCCGAGGACTTCATCCTCGGCACCGCCGACGAGTTCGGCTGGCTGGCGCTCGACGACGCCGCGGCGACCGGATCGAGCCTCATGCCGCAGAAGAAGAATCCCGACCCCCTCGAGCTGATGCGCGGCAAGGCGGGACGGGTCGCCGGCCGCCTGGCGGGGCTCCTGGCGACGCTGAAGGGGCTGCCGGCCGCCTACAACCGCGACCTGCAGGAAGACAAGGAGGCGCTGTTCGACGGCCTCGACACGACCCGCGCCTCTCTCGAGGTCCTGGCGAACGTCATCGCCTACCTGAAGCCGGTGCCGGGGCGGGGCCTGGCCGACGGCGGCGACCTGCTCGCGACCGACCTCGCCGAGTACCTGGCGGAGCGCGGCGTGCCGTTCGCCCGGGCGCACCATCTCGCCGGGGAGGCGGCGGCACGGGCGCGCGATGCCGGGCTGTCGCTGTCGCGCCTGCCGCTCGCGACGCTGCGCGCGGTGACTCCCCTGTTCCAGGACGACGTGTTCGCCTGGCTCGATCTGCGCGCCGCGATCGCGCGGCGCGGCTGCGCAGGCGGGACCGCCCCCGGGAGGGTCGCCGACGCGCTCGATCGCACGCGCGCCTGGGCCTCGGGGCGTCTGGCCGCCGCGGCTCGGGGCGGCGCGCCGTTTTCCGGCGCCCGCGGAAGGGAGCGTGCCGATGCCCCGCGCTGA
- the argC gene encoding N-acetyl-gamma-glutamyl-phosphate reductase → MSDGRIVVDRKAGGRAGDGRAGVAIFGATGYAGREAARLLEAHPYFQLAAVFGGPDRDGAPLGSIHPSLRGVVDLPCRGLDTDGQGAAAAGPGDRGIGRVVAELGRQGAALALLATPEETSIRLAGPLLDAGIRVVDLSGAFRLRPKGLYPEWYGFEHEAPELLASATYGLSEWSRAAIGPASLVANPGCYPTAALLALLPLRRAGLLDTGSPVMIHAVSGASGAGRRLREDLLFCEVEGSIRPYGQPRHRHLAEIAQGAGLAPGEEVLFLPHLAPIDRGLLCTISARLRDGAAAPDVASAYENAYAGEPFVRLLGEGCLPSTSDVRGTNSCAIGWTCDAAHRRATLFAAIDNLVKGAAGQAVQNLNLMAGRSEAEGLPR, encoded by the coding sequence ATGTCCGACGGCAGAATCGTGGTGGATCGAAAGGCGGGCGGGCGCGCCGGCGACGGCCGCGCCGGCGTGGCGATCTTCGGCGCCACCGGCTACGCCGGGCGCGAGGCGGCGCGCCTTCTCGAAGCCCACCCGTACTTCCAGCTCGCCGCGGTCTTCGGCGGGCCGGATCGCGACGGCGCGCCCCTGGGATCGATCCATCCGTCCCTGCGCGGTGTCGTGGACCTGCCGTGCCGCGGCCTCGACACGGACGGCCAGGGGGCGGCGGCCGCGGGGCCGGGGGACCGCGGCATCGGCCGGGTCGTGGCGGAGCTCGGCCGGCAGGGCGCGGCGCTGGCGCTTCTCGCGACCCCCGAGGAGACTTCGATCCGACTGGCCGGGCCGCTCCTCGACGCCGGGATTCGCGTCGTCGATCTCAGCGGCGCGTTCCGCCTGCGTCCGAAGGGGCTCTATCCCGAGTGGTACGGGTTCGAGCACGAAGCGCCGGAGCTGCTGGCGAGCGCGACTTACGGCCTCAGCGAGTGGAGCCGCGCCGCGATCGGCCCTGCCTCCCTGGTGGCCAACCCGGGCTGCTACCCGACCGCCGCTCTCCTGGCCCTTCTGCCCCTGCGGCGCGCCGGGCTCCTCGACACCGGGTCGCCCGTGATGATCCACGCGGTCTCCGGCGCCTCGGGGGCGGGGCGGCGCCTGCGCGAAGACCTGCTGTTCTGCGAGGTCGAAGGCTCGATCCGGCCCTACGGCCAGCCGCGCCACCGGCACCTGGCGGAGATCGCCCAGGGCGCCGGACTGGCGCCCGGGGAGGAGGTCCTGTTCCTGCCGCACCTCGCGCCGATCGATCGCGGCCTCCTCTGCACGATCAGCGCGCGACTGCGGGACGGGGCCGCCGCGCCCGACGTCGCCTCGGCGTACGAGAACGCGTACGCCGGCGAGCCGTTCGTGCGGCTCCTGGGAGAAGGATGCCTTCCGTCCACGAGCGACGTGCGCGGCACCAACTCGTGCGCCATCGGCTGGACCTGCGATGCGGCCCATCGGCGCGCCACGCTCTTCGCCGCCATCGACAACCTGGTGAAGGGGGCCGCCGGCCAGGCGGTGCAGAACCTCAATCTCATGGCCGGCCGTTCCGAGGCCGAGGGGTTGCCGAGATGA
- a CDS encoding argininosuccinate synthase, translated as MRPGVKRAVLAYSGGLDTSIIIPWLKETYGCEVIAMVADVGQGDELSGLERRALNSGADHFVRRDLRAAFVHEQIWPALRAGAVYENGYLLGTALARPVIAREQVRVALMHGADALAHGCTGKGNDQVRFELVYQSLAPGLRILAPWREWSIRSREEAIDYAAARGVPVPVTRQSPYSRDRNLWHVSHEGGPLEDPAVEPSADVFVLTRDPDGAPAAGIEVTVGFEAGVPVALDGERLDGVPLIERLNRLAGEQGVGRADLVENRLVGIKSRGVYETPAGTVLVRAHRELESLCLDRATQHVKQRLAERYAELVYDGLWYTPLRLALDAFVARTQENLAGEVTLRLRRGTITVVGRRSPHSLYDAALGSFVMGEEYDPKHAEGFIRLFGLSTRGAQPEAIDGDAASDAASSHAPALPIRPRTAARSGGALKGVRP; from the coding sequence ATGAGGCCCGGGGTCAAGCGCGCCGTGCTCGCCTATTCGGGCGGCCTGGACACCTCGATCATCATCCCCTGGCTCAAGGAGACCTACGGCTGCGAGGTGATCGCCATGGTGGCCGACGTCGGCCAGGGTGACGAGCTGTCCGGGCTCGAGCGCCGGGCGCTCAACTCCGGGGCCGACCACTTCGTGCGGCGCGATCTCCGGGCCGCCTTCGTCCACGAGCAGATCTGGCCGGCGCTCCGCGCGGGGGCCGTGTACGAGAACGGCTACCTGCTCGGCACGGCGCTCGCACGCCCGGTCATCGCGCGCGAGCAGGTGCGCGTGGCGCTCATGCACGGCGCCGATGCGCTGGCCCACGGCTGCACCGGCAAGGGGAACGACCAGGTGCGCTTCGAGCTGGTGTACCAGTCGCTGGCTCCCGGCCTGCGCATCCTCGCGCCCTGGCGGGAATGGTCCATCCGCTCGCGTGAGGAGGCGATCGACTATGCCGCCGCGCGCGGCGTCCCCGTTCCCGTCACCCGGCAGTCCCCTTACAGCCGCGACCGGAATCTGTGGCACGTCAGCCACGAGGGAGGCCCCCTGGAGGACCCGGCCGTCGAGCCGTCCGCGGACGTGTTCGTGCTGACCCGCGATCCGGACGGAGCGCCGGCGGCGGGGATCGAGGTCACCGTGGGGTTCGAAGCCGGCGTGCCGGTGGCGCTGGACGGAGAGCGACTGGACGGCGTCCCCCTCATCGAGCGCCTGAACCGTCTCGCCGGCGAGCAGGGGGTCGGGCGCGCGGACCTGGTCGAGAACCGCCTCGTCGGCATCAAGTCGCGCGGCGTGTACGAGACGCCGGCCGGCACGGTTCTCGTGCGGGCGCACCGCGAGCTCGAGTCGCTCTGCCTCGACCGCGCCACGCAGCATGTCAAGCAGCGCCTCGCCGAGCGCTATGCCGAGCTGGTCTACGACGGCCTCTGGTACACGCCGCTCCGCCTGGCGCTCGACGCGTTCGTCGCCAGGACCCAGGAGAACCTGGCCGGAGAGGTGACCCTCCGCCTGCGGCGCGGGACGATCACCGTCGTCGGGCGCCGCTCGCCGCACTCGCTCTACGACGCCGCTCTCGGCTCGTTCGTCATGGGAGAGGAGTACGACCCGAAGCACGCCGAGGGGTTCATCCGTCTGTTCGGCCTCTCGACGCGCGGGGCGCAGCCCGAAGCGATCGACGGGGACGCGGCGTCCGATGCCGCGTCCTCGCACGCTCCCGCCCTGCCCATCCGCCCGCGGACCGCGGCGCGCTCAGGTGGCGCGCTCAAAGGGGTGCGGCCTTGA
- the argB gene encoding acetylglutamate kinase — MTRRLTVAKIGGSVLESSPAGEAVLDRIAAAWRAGEDVLVVHGGGAELSRWLSRLGIPSRFVGGQRATSEEVLQVALMVLGGLVNGQIVEGLVRRGCAAIGLTGADGSGTLAVPAGDGLGAVGRVASVNARFYRDLLAARRLPVVASLALGPDHGFLNVNADLMAAALAAGLRAGRLLFMTDVEGVAAEDGSVIRTLTRRGLDRLIESGAAHDGMIPKLLACRQALRSRVPEIRIAPRFPGSPGAVCGTRIVAAPAARSARPGGGLP; from the coding sequence ATGACGCGCCGACTCACCGTCGCCAAGATCGGCGGCAGCGTCCTGGAGAGCTCCCCCGCCGGAGAGGCGGTGCTCGATCGCATCGCCGCCGCCTGGAGGGCGGGCGAGGACGTTCTGGTGGTGCACGGCGGCGGAGCGGAGCTGAGCCGCTGGCTGTCGCGGCTCGGCATCCCCAGCCGGTTCGTCGGCGGCCAGCGGGCGACCAGCGAGGAGGTCCTCCAGGTGGCGCTCATGGTCCTGGGCGGCCTGGTCAACGGGCAGATCGTCGAGGGACTCGTGCGGCGCGGCTGCGCCGCGATCGGCCTGACGGGCGCCGACGGATCGGGGACCCTGGCCGTGCCCGCCGGCGACGGTCTGGGGGCGGTCGGGCGGGTCGCGTCGGTGAATGCGCGCTTCTACCGCGACCTGCTCGCGGCGCGCCGCCTTCCGGTCGTCGCGAGCCTGGCCCTGGGCCCGGACCACGGCTTCCTGAACGTCAACGCCGATCTGATGGCGGCGGCGCTGGCCGCCGGGCTGCGCGCGGGCCGCCTGCTCTTCATGACCGACGTGGAGGGGGTGGCGGCCGAAGACGGGTCGGTCATCCGAACCCTGACGAGGCGCGGCCTCGATCGGCTCATCGAATCGGGAGCGGCCCACGACGGGATGATCCCGAAGCTCCTCGCCTGCCGGCAGGCGCTGCGCTCGCGCGTGCCCGAGATCCGGATCGCCCCGCGCTTCCCCGGATCGCCCGGCGCCGTCTGCGGGACGCGCATCGTCGCCGCGCCGGCGGCGCGCTCCGCCCGGCCAGGAGGAGGCCTGCCGTGA
- a CDS encoding acetylornithine transaminase: protein MSARSLETGTAAMDHALGLEARHLFPTYARSGLRAVGGSGCRLYDDAGREYLDMLGGIAVNALGHAHPRIVAALREAAGEERLLLHCSNLYHHPYQGPLAARLAALFGLPRAFFCNSGSEAVEAALKLARARARRVLGLAASEPPEIVALHGSFHGRTALALSVTGQETYRAPFVPLVPGVTFVAPDDTEALARAASPRTAAILLEPVQGEGGVRPLSPGFVQAARAACDATGALLIADEVQCGLGRTGAWSACRQAGVAPDLITLAKPLAAGLPLGALLGRDDLAEDFGPGSHGSTFGGGPLACRLALAFLDAVEAEGLLAAAQERGRRLAAGLAAIAANGAGGFATVDPAGPIEEVRGRGLMIGVALRRPAAGVVEALFERGIVTGTAGERVLRLLPPYVISDGEIDRFLDAFASVLRGGGE, encoded by the coding sequence GTGAGCGCCCGATCGCTCGAGACCGGCACGGCGGCGATGGACCACGCCCTCGGCCTGGAGGCGCGCCACCTGTTTCCGACGTACGCGCGCTCGGGGCTTCGCGCGGTGGGGGGTTCGGGCTGCCGGCTTTACGACGACGCCGGTCGCGAGTATCTCGACATGCTCGGAGGGATCGCGGTGAACGCCCTCGGCCACGCGCACCCGCGGATCGTCGCCGCGCTGCGCGAGGCGGCCGGGGAGGAGCGGCTCCTGCTGCACTGCTCGAATCTCTACCACCACCCGTATCAGGGGCCGCTGGCGGCGCGCCTGGCGGCGCTCTTCGGCCTGCCGCGCGCCTTCTTCTGCAACAGCGGCAGCGAGGCGGTCGAGGCGGCGCTGAAGCTGGCGCGCGCCCGGGCACGGCGCGTCCTGGGTCTCGCCGCCTCGGAGCCACCGGAGATCGTCGCGCTGCATGGATCGTTTCACGGACGGACGGCGCTGGCTCTCTCGGTCACCGGCCAGGAGACATACCGCGCGCCGTTCGTGCCGCTGGTGCCCGGCGTCACCTTCGTCGCGCCCGACGACACCGAGGCGCTGGCGCGCGCCGCCTCACCGCGGACCGCGGCGATCCTCCTCGAGCCCGTGCAGGGTGAGGGGGGCGTGCGCCCCCTGTCTCCGGGATTCGTGCAGGCGGCGCGGGCCGCATGCGACGCCACGGGGGCGCTGCTCATCGCCGATGAGGTGCAGTGCGGCCTGGGGCGCACCGGCGCCTGGTCGGCCTGCCGCCAGGCCGGCGTCGCGCCCGACCTGATCACCCTCGCCAAGCCGCTCGCCGCCGGCCTGCCGCTCGGCGCCCTGCTCGGCCGCGACGATCTGGCCGAGGATTTCGGTCCCGGCTCGCACGGCTCGACCTTCGGCGGCGGCCCGCTCGCCTGCCGCCTGGCTCTCGCCTTTCTCGACGCGGTCGAGGCGGAGGGCCTGCTCGCCGCCGCCCAGGAGCGCGGCCGGAGGCTGGCCGCCGGGCTCGCGGCGATCGCCGCGAACGGCGCGGGCGGCTTCGCCACGGTCGATCCGGCCGGTCCCATCGAGGAGGTCCGCGGGCGGGGGCTGATGATCGGCGTCGCCCTGCGCCGGCCGGCGGCCGGGGTCGTGGAGGCGCTGTTCGAGCGGGGCATCGTCACCGGCACCGCGGGAGAGCGGGTGCTGCGCCTGCTGCCCCCCTATGTCATCTCGGACGGGGAGATCGATCGCTTTCTCGACGCGTTCGCGTCCGTGCTGCGTGGAGGCGGGGAATGA
- a CDS encoding GNAT family N-acetyltransferase gives MPRADGSAVLEVRIRPAEHDDLPVIEAWIRKWSDRQVLLPLSGGALRAALPDFRILSPAFGPPIVLGFGALRRYSSRLAEIRSLVVGDPFQGLGFGRLLVDELLDEARLHGLERVFVLTRAPGLFERLRFSQVPRESLPQKVFVDCSICRRRERCDEMALVKEMT, from the coding sequence ATGCCCCGCGCTGACGGATCGGCGGTTCTCGAAGTGCGCATCCGGCCGGCCGAACACGACGACCTGCCCGTGATCGAGGCGTGGATCAGGAAGTGGTCCGACCGTCAGGTCCTCCTGCCGCTGTCCGGCGGAGCGCTGCGCGCCGCCCTTCCGGATTTCCGCATCCTCTCCCCCGCATTCGGCCCGCCTATCGTGCTCGGGTTCGGGGCCCTGCGCCGCTATTCCTCGCGCCTGGCGGAGATCCGGTCGCTCGTCGTGGGCGACCCGTTCCAGGGGCTCGGCTTCGGCCGCCTCCTGGTCGACGAGCTGCTCGACGAGGCGCGCCTGCACGGCCTCGAGCGCGTCTTCGTGCTGACCCGGGCCCCCGGCCTCTTCGAAAGACTGCGATTCTCCCAGGTGCCGCGCGAGAGCCTGCCGCAGAAGGTGTTCGTCGACTGCTCGATCTGCCGGCGGCGCGAGCGCTGCGACGAGATGGCGCTCGTGAAGGAGATGACGTGA
- a CDS encoding ABC transporter permease, whose product MDTLLQDLRYGLRMLRSRPAFTVVALLALALGIGANTAMFSVVDAVLLRPLPYRDPGRLVMIWHEYAQMNLPKASLSVPSYLEYRDHVQGFESVAAAANWSANLTGAGDPERVQGARVTGNFLATLGVPPMLGRDFLKEEDAPGGERVVILSHGLWQRRFGGDAGILGKTLELNGETHTVVGVMPPHFVFFQPADLYKPIAFTVEQTAPGNHGNEFLIGVARLKPGVTLQQAGSEMDGIGSRLRKEFYVEGWSPRLFPLLDEMTGEVRPSLLVLLAAVGCVLLIACSNVANLLLARATARQREMAIRSALGAGRLRVVRQLLTESVVLGAAGGALGLLVAFLGLKVLVAAAPDAAVQMVLGGRTIGLDATALVFTLVVSILTGMVFGLAPALQTARLDFNSMLKEGGRGEGLGRRGHRLLGVFVVSQVAVALVLLVGAGLLIRSFVRLRAVDPGFRPDHVLTMRLTLPQSRYAEDGQVAAFFDELLRRASALPGVVSAATISNLPMGGDNASASFAIEGLQVQEGQPSPHGDSHVISHDYFRALGIPLVTGRFFEPRDGPEATKVAVIDQVLADRYWPAGDAVGHRMRLYFEGSDDKPVWREIVGVVGHVKKYGLDGRVKEQYYIPSTQMPRRGMTLVLRTATHPASMVPAARGAVRDLDGGLPVFRVETMEQVLDSTLVTRRFAMLLLGIFASVALVLAAVGLYGVISYSVAQRTREIGIRMALGARSGDVVRMVVRHGMKLTAIGLVLGAGAALAVTRFLASLLFAVQPNDLSTFLTIAAILAAVAWWASFLPARRASRIDPMRALREE is encoded by the coding sequence ATGGACACTCTGCTGCAGGATCTGCGCTACGGCCTCAGGATGCTCCGGTCGCGGCCCGCCTTCACGGTCGTGGCCCTCCTGGCGCTGGCGCTCGGGATCGGCGCCAACACCGCCATGTTCAGCGTCGTCGACGCGGTCCTTCTGCGCCCGCTGCCGTATCGGGACCCCGGGCGGCTCGTGATGATCTGGCACGAGTACGCGCAGATGAACCTGCCGAAGGCGTCGCTGTCGGTCCCGTCCTACCTCGAGTACCGGGACCACGTGCAGGGGTTCGAGAGCGTGGCGGCCGCGGCCAACTGGAGCGCCAACCTCACCGGCGCGGGGGACCCGGAGCGCGTCCAGGGGGCGCGGGTGACGGGCAACTTCCTGGCGACCCTCGGCGTGCCGCCGATGCTCGGCCGGGATTTCCTGAAGGAGGAGGACGCTCCGGGCGGCGAGCGGGTCGTGATCCTCAGCCACGGACTCTGGCAGCGGCGCTTTGGCGGCGACGCCGGGATCCTCGGGAAGACGCTCGAGCTCAACGGCGAGACGCACACCGTCGTCGGCGTCATGCCGCCACACTTCGTCTTCTTCCAGCCGGCCGACCTGTACAAGCCGATCGCCTTCACCGTCGAGCAGACGGCTCCCGGCAACCACGGCAACGAGTTCCTGATCGGCGTGGCGCGCCTGAAGCCGGGCGTGACGCTTCAGCAGGCCGGTTCGGAGATGGACGGAATCGGCTCGCGACTTCGGAAGGAGTTCTACGTCGAAGGCTGGAGCCCGCGCCTGTTCCCACTCCTGGACGAGATGACCGGCGAGGTCAGGCCCTCGCTCCTGGTGCTCCTGGCGGCGGTCGGCTGCGTGCTGCTCATCGCCTGCTCGAACGTCGCCAACCTGCTCCTGGCCCGCGCCACCGCGCGGCAGAGGGAGATGGCGATCCGCTCGGCCCTCGGCGCGGGGCGCCTCCGCGTGGTCCGCCAGCTCCTGACCGAGAGCGTCGTGCTCGGGGCGGCGGGCGGGGCGCTCGGGCTCCTCGTCGCCTTCCTCGGGCTCAAGGTCCTCGTGGCTGCGGCGCCGGACGCGGCGGTGCAGATGGTCCTGGGGGGCCGGACGATCGGCCTCGACGCGACGGCGCTCGTCTTCACGCTCGTCGTGTCGATTCTGACCGGGATGGTCTTCGGGCTGGCGCCGGCGCTGCAGACCGCGCGGCTCGACTTCAACAGCATGCTCAAGGAGGGGGGGCGCGGCGAGGGGCTCGGCCGGCGCGGCCATCGGCTGCTCGGGGTCTTCGTGGTATCGCAGGTGGCCGTGGCGCTCGTGCTCCTGGTCGGGGCGGGGCTGCTCATCCGCAGCTTCGTCCGGCTGCGCGCCGTCGATCCGGGCTTCCGGCCCGACCACGTCCTGACGATGCGCCTGACCCTGCCGCAGAGCCGGTACGCCGAGGACGGCCAAGTGGCCGCCTTCTTCGACGAGCTGCTGCGCCGGGCATCGGCCCTCCCCGGCGTGGTGTCGGCCGCGACCATCTCCAACCTGCCGATGGGGGGGGACAACGCCAGCGCCTCGTTCGCCATCGAAGGGCTGCAGGTCCAGGAGGGACAGCCGTCCCCGCACGGCGACTCGCACGTCATCAGCCACGACTACTTCAGGGCCCTCGGCATCCCGCTCGTCACAGGGCGCTTCTTCGAGCCGCGCGACGGGCCCGAGGCGACGAAGGTCGCGGTCATCGACCAGGTGCTGGCCGATCGGTACTGGCCGGCCGGGGATGCGGTCGGGCACCGGATGAGGCTCTACTTCGAGGGCTCGGACGACAAGCCGGTCTGGCGCGAGATCGTCGGCGTCGTCGGACACGTCAAGAAGTACGGGCTCGACGGGAGGGTGAAGGAGCAGTATTACATCCCCTCGACCCAGATGCCCCGCCGCGGGATGACCCTGGTGCTGCGCACCGCCACCCATCCCGCTTCGATGGTCCCGGCGGCGCGGGGGGCCGTGCGCGACCTCGACGGCGGCCTGCCGGTGTTCCGCGTCGAGACCATGGAGCAGGTCCTGGATTCCACCCTGGTCACGCGCCGCTTCGCGATGCTGCTCCTGGGGATCTTCGCGTCCGTCGCGCTGGTCCTGGCGGCGGTCGGGCTGTACGGCGTCATCTCGTACTCGGTGGCGCAGCGGACGCGCGAGATCGGCATCCGGATGGCGCTCGGGGCGCGCTCGGGCGACGTCGTCCGGATGGTCGTCCGCCACGGGATGAAGCTGACCGCGATCGGCCTGGTCCTCGGTGCCGGCGCCGCGCTCGCGGTCACGCGCTTCCTGGCAAGCCTGCTCTTCGCCGTCCAGCCGAACGACCTGTCCACCTTCCTGACCATCGCGGCGATCCTCGCCGCCG